CTTATTGCCCGGCCCGTATTCTTGTTAGCTGTGGTAGAATAACAGGAGATGGGATTACACCCCCGAATGTGAGCAACCCCCCATAGTTGCTCTTTACTAGAAGGAGGGTTTCTTAGAATGAACAAGGTTCTGCTCGGTATCGCGGCGCTCACGCTTGCGGCCTGTGCCTTTGCACAGAACTCCGTCGGCATCGCATACGGTGAAGGCCGAGGGCGGACGATCCGTGACACGCAGTTCGTGACTAAGTTCTGGCTCGCTTCCACGGAGGCAGGCATCTACGGGACGTTCAGGTACGCTGAAGCTTGGGAACGCAACCCGAGGGCAGACGTGGAGATCTTCATGAACTGCTTCGACGCGTTCCTCTGCGAGGGCATGTCCGTGTTCTTCGCGGGGCGCGGATACGTCAACGGGACGCCCCGTGTTATTCTCGTGCAGGCTCAGGACGGCGTCTGGTATCCGGACCTTTTCGCGATCGCCGCGTTCCACCCGATCAGCGGCACGCTGCTCTACGACCGCTGGGGAGTGTTCACGAGGGGCGGTGTTTCCGTTCTCTGTGAATTGCCCAACGGCGGCGAATAGTACTGCAACCTGTTGGAGGACTAGAAGGCCGATCCCCCGGGTCGGCCTTTCGATCTTCCTCGAAGGGCTGTCCTCAGAGCGACCAGATGGCCCTGGCAACCAGTGCGCTTAGGAAACAGACCGCGAAGCCGAGCGCAAGGGGCAACAGAGCAGACACGGCGGTCCACTTAAGGCTCTTGGTCTCCTGCCAAATGGTAAGCAGCGTCGTGCTGCAGGGATTGTGAAGCAAGCTGAACAGCATCAGGTTCAATCCGGTGAGCACCGTCCAGCCCCCTATTTCAGTCAGTATCTCACGGGTCTGGACGCTTTCGAACTCCGTCATCACTCCCGCCGACGCCAGCGAGGATTTCGCGAGGGTCAGCGTGAGCATCATGATGGTCGGGATGACGATCTCGTTCGCTGGTATCGCCACCACGTAGGCCAATAGGATCACTCCGTTCAATCCTATGGCGAGTCCGAGGGGGTCTAGCAGGTTGACTAGATGCGCCGCGAGCGAATCGCTGCCGACGTGCACGTTACCGATCAGCCAGATCACGGCTCCCGCGGGTGCTGCCATGATCATTGCCCGCTTCAGCACGATGAGCGTGCGGTCTATGAGAGAGGTGTAGAGGGTCTGAAGGATGCGCGGTGGACGGTATGGCGGGAGCTCCAGGCTGAATGCCGACGCTTCACCCTTCAGCCACGTCCGCGAAAGGAAGAGCGATACGCCCATGGCAAAGACCACGCCCAGAAGTGAGATGCCCACCACGCTTCCGGCGGCGATCAGAGACGCGAGTGCGGGAGGCGCAGCCGCCCCCAAGAAGATCGTGCCCATGAGGATCAGCAGAGGCCAACGCCCGTTGCAGATCGAGAAGTTGTTCGTAATGATGGCGATCAACCGCTCACGAGGGCTGTCTATGATGCGTGTGGAAACGATGCCTGCTGCGTTGCACCCGTAGCCCATCATCATCGTCAACGACTGCTTGCCGTGCGCTCCCACGCTTTTGAACAGCCTATCCAGGTTGAATGCGACCCGAGGAAGGTAACCGAAGTCCTCGAGCAGCGTGAAAAGCGGGAAGAAGATGGCCATCGGAGGAAGCATCACGCTGAAAACCCAGGCCATTGCCAAGTACACGCCGTCGATGAGCAGCCCGGTGAGCCACCACGGAGCACCAATTCGGTCCGCTCCCGCATGCAGCATGCCGTAGAGGGTGTCCGTGGTAAGGGTGCCGAGGAGCGCCGAGGGAAAGTTGGACCCCGCGATAGTCAGCCAGAAGACACCGACGAGGAGCAGGAACATCACCGGAAAACCGGTTAGGCGGTTCGTCAAGAGCGAGTCCAACCTACGACTGAGCAGATCGGGTTTGCCGCCAACGGATACTGCTCGAGAGGCGATCCGTCGAGCCTCGGAGTACAGAGACTCGGTAACTCGGTCGTGCAGCGCATCGCCCAGGCGCTGTCGTGCTTCGCGCGCTCGCTCCAGCAGCAGCTCGCGGTCGGCCGTGCTCACAGCACCCTCAGTTCCGTGCGATTCTGAGGCGCGGTGGAGTGGGTGAGGCGCCCCAGCGTCCCGTTGCGTACTTCCTGCAACACGCTTTCATCGCCTTCCAGAAGGCGCAGTGCCACCCATCGCGCGTTCGGTAGGTCGGGGAATATCTGGAGAACCTCTTGTTCCAGCTTGGCGATTGCCTCCTCTAGTCGATCGTCGGTGTAGCGTAGGCGCTTCGGCGAGAGCCGAGCTATCCCAGTCGCAACTGCGTGAGTGGCCTGTAATAGCTCGGGGAGGCCACGGCGGTATCGTGCTGCGATCGGGATCGCCGGCACGCCGAGGTCCTCGGAAAGTGTAGAGGCGTCCACCCGTATGCCTTGGCGCTCAGCCTCGTCCACCAGATTGAGTGCGACCACGGCGCGGTCCGTGATTTCTAGCACCTGCAGGACTAGGTTCAGGTTGCGCTCCAGGCAGGTAGCGTCGGTCACGACAATCGTGACGCTCGGCCTTCCGAACAGAATGAAGTCGCGTGCCACTTCCTCGTCAACGCTGTACGACAGCAGCGAATAAGTGCCTGGGAGGTCCACTACCTTGTACTTCGCACCCTGATAGCGAAAGGCACCTTCGGCTCGCACCACGGTCTTGCCTGGCCAGTTGCCGACGTGCTGTCGGAGTCCGGTAAGGGCGTTGAACAGCGTGCTCTTTCCCGTGTTAGGGTTCCCGGCCAGCGCGATCACGTGGTCGTACGCAGCAGTATCGAGACCGAACCGAAGGAGGTCGAGCGGCTCGCATGCTCTGCATGTGCCACAGGTTGCCGCATCATGCATCGGCTGTCACCTCCAACGGCTCGACGGTGATTTTCGCAGCCTGTTCTCTGCGTAGGGCTATCAGCGCGCCCCGCACTTCGTATGCGGTCGGGTCGCCGAGTGGGCTCCGCAGACTCGCCTTGATCTGGACACCGGGAAGGAGACCGAGGTCCAGCAGCCGTCGCCTTTCCGGCCCTTCACTGGAGAGCGACACGACACGGGCAGACTCGCCGGGCGCCAGGCGGTCGAGGGTGAAACTACCGGCCATCCGTCGCCTCCACATACACTTGAGAGGCGGGCTCGCGCCCGAGAGCAACCTGCTTCTTCCCTACCTCGAGTGTGAGCGGACCGTTGAACGGCTGCTTGTCTACCACGCGGAGGACCGTGCCGAGACGAAGGCCGAGCGAGGCCAAGAAGCGAAGCATCTCCGGATTGTCGTCGCGGACGCGCCGGACCACGAGGCGGTCTCCTGGCTCGGCATCGGCCAAAGGTGTGCCCGGCGGCGGCTCCACGCGCCCATCCGTGGTGGGGATGGGCGAGCCGTGCGGGTCTATGGTCGGATAGTTGAGCAGGCGGTCAATGCGCGCCTCGAACTCTTCAGAGATATGGTGCTCGAGACGTTCGGCTTCGTCGTGCACCTCGTCCCAAGAGTAGCCGAGCACATCGTGGAGATACAGCTCCAAGAGGCGGTGGTGGCGGATGACTTCTAGGGCGACTGCCTCGCCTCGTGCGGTCAGGCGCACCCCCATGTAGGGCTTGTGATGCGCCAGGCCGGCTTGTGAAAGAGTCTTCAGCATCTTGGAGACGGCTGCCGGAGAGGTACCGAGACGCTCGGCGACCTTCGCGGTCGAGACCTTGCCCCCCACGCGCTCGAGTTTGTAGATGGCTTTCACGTAGTCCTGAACGGCAGGCGATGGCGACGACTGTGTCATTCGATGCTTCACTGGTATGGATCAACCATGGTTTATTTTTATTATACCAAAGTGGCTGATATAAAGTTTCCTAGCCGCGAATTGGTTGCCGCCGTGTCAGCCCTGCGACCGGCAGTCGCGGCCTCCGCCAAGGGCCTCGTGAGCGCCGCGGCGCTAGCCCAGGCAGACCACTAGCTCCCGATCCTCGCATCCCTCACCCTACTGCAGCGAGCACAGGCAGCGACCCTTCGCCGCTTGTTGCCGAACCTCGATGGCTCCACGTGAGACCCAAACCCGCAATCCTGAGCAGATCAGGACCCGCAGGGCATCGCAAGGGTAAGGCTCGGGCTACCACGCGAAGTTCGCAAAGGGACCGCGGAGATAGCAGAGGGGTGCGAGATGCTGCGGGGTGCTCAGCGACCGCAGCGGAGGCTCCTGTGCCCGTGTCGGCGGAAGCTGAGCTGAGGTACTGGCAGAGACGTTGGTGGGCGAGAGGGGACTCGAACCCCTACGTCTTGTGGACACTGGAACCTAAATCCAGGGCGTCTACCAATTCCGCCACTCGCCCGGTTCTAGCGCGATCAGATTACCCGAGGGGCGGGCTGTCTCGAACCCCCGCCGGGCCATCGCCGGGACGGCGAGGCTACGTTCCGCTCGCCTTTCCCTCCCTCTTCAGCGGGAAGCCGAAAGGATTCGACGGTGCGGCGCGTTACAGCCCGGCGTCCACCCGTCCACCCGACCGCCTGCGCCGCCTTAGCAGCGGCAGGAGCAGGAGTCCGAGCGCCGTGTGTGGCTCGCAGACGAGGCGGGACCGGTACAACCAGATGGAACCATCGTTCAGCATCGCGCCCCAGAACAGGTCCCCCCTGCTGTTGAGTGCGAGCGGCTGGCTGTGATAGATGTCTCCGGACGGGATCGCGTCGAGAGAGACGTCGAACTCGTTGAAGAAGGTGTGGTACGCATAGCCGGTGTTGGGCCCCGTACCGGACCACACGTAGTTGCCCCGCGCATCGAACCCAAAGGCAGCGCCGACCGTCGTATAGGGCCAGTCGGGGTCTATGCCGAGCACGGAGTGCGAGATCTCCGTCTCGTTGAGAAACAGCATGGCGATGTCGGTGGTCTTGTCTACCGCAGCCCAGAGGACGTCACCTGCCTCGCTGAGGCGATTCGCGAGATGGAACACGGTATAGGGCTTGGTACCAAAAACCTTGCGAGAAAGATTCTCCCGGTTCAGATAGAGGTGCGTACTCCCGGCTCCGTCAATCAGCAGCCACACATAGTCTCCGCGGTCATTGAGGCCCTCTACATCAATGCCCCGGTGGCCATCCACCAAGCCGGCTGTCAGTGAGGTCTGGTTCAGGAAGAGGTGGTCCTTACCGCCGGTATTGGGTCCGTAGCCGGACCACAGCACGTCGCCGTGCGCGTTGACCCGCGAATGGTAGGTGACCTCCCTATAGAGGCCCAGCACTGGCTCCGATAGATTCACGTCGTTCCGATACACGTCGTGAACAGGACGGGTGCCGACGCTGCTCCAAGCGCTCCACGCTACTACGCCGTCTCGGTTCATATCTTCCAGCTCTATTCCGGCCACCGCACCGTAGCCGGGCGGGCTCAGTTGCGTCGTCCCCAGAAACACCTCGTACCCGCGTCCGTTCGGCTCGTAATAGTGGTACCAAAACGGACCCCCTGCTCGTCCACACCTTTGATCTCGAAGGTCGTGTTGTTATAGTCACGGTTTGCGGGATAGATCTGGGTGTAGTAGTCGGTTCCGTCCACCATGACCCGCTGCGAGACCGCGTCTACCGCGCGGCGGTGGCTGTGCCCGCCGCTAACCCATTGACGGTTCGCAAGCCGAAAAGGTTCACCGGCTTGCCTATTACTCTAGTGGTTAGCATTACCAAACTTATGCTTGACTCCTGCGACCCTTACCCCAGCCTTCTCCCTTGGGAAGGGGCACGGGGGGCTGGGACGCGCTGGTTAGCCGATGGCGGAGGAGTGGGAGTCGGTCTCGGCGAGGGTGGCAAAGGCGCGAGGGAGGTGGTGCACGATTCGGACCTCGATGGAGCCGAAGTACTGAATGCCCATGTTCAGGGCGACCCCGGAGACGCCGCTGCGCCGAGCGATCTTCGACAGCTTTCCAGCAATCACCCAATCCGGGGTGGTCTCGCTGGACACCTCTTCCGACAGAAGGTCGGCGATGCGCCTCGTCCAGCCGTCAATCGGTTGGAGCAACAGGCGGTCCACCGGGGCGATGCGATCTTCCAGGCGGTATAGCCACGCCAGGTCGCGTAGAAGCAGGGAAGCGATTTTCGGTCCGACGCCCCGGATGTCCACGATTGCATCGAAAACGGTGTGCACCTGCTCGGTCTGGATGACCCGGTCGCGCATCCAGTGGAACAGATTTCCCACGTCGTCTTCACGGTAGATCGCATGAACTAGAGCCAGCAGGCCATCCAGCATCCAGCGGTTGAGCTGCTCGTTCGGCTTCTTCTTGCGGCGCTCACACTCTTCCAACATCGCCTCCCACATAGAGGGTGGTTCGGCGGCGCGCATTGCACGCTCGAAGGCCTCCTGGGACGGGAAACGGTTCTGCAAAGCCTGGACTGCGATCTGGGCATAGCTGTCACCCACCGCGCCGCGTCTGGAGAAGGCATAATGCCCGAGGAACGCGCGGACCACGGCCAGAGAGCTGTCGCAGGCATCCAGAACGCTGGGCAAGGTGGGGTCCGAAGCGCCCGTGAGGCGTGCGAGGCTGGGCAGCAGGACCTCGCGCTGGTAGCGTTCGGCTCGGTCCCCTGCCAGCCGGCGTACCGCCGCTCTGGATGCAGAGTGGTCAGCGATGCTGTGCATAGCGCCTCATGGGTTAAGTATGCGGTCGAGCGACTTCGACCTTCAGCCTTCGGGTCGGACCATCGCCGGCTGTATCAGAACGTTGCGTCCTGCGAGAGCAGCGAGTAGTTCGGGAGCAACGGCGTCTGACGCGACTCCGCCCTCGCCCCCGTGTTCACAGACAGCACGCGGTCGAGTATCTCCCAGCAAAAGCTCTCTATGGCGATCCGCGGGCCCCGCATCCGGTTTTCCAGAACCCAGGCCGCGGCAGAAGCCCAGAGGCCATTGATGCCGCTCGCGGTCAGCTTCGTCTGACACCGCTCGCCGGTCATGCAGGCTCGCACGTATGCGATCGAACCTCCGACAGGCAGATCGTCGCCGAAGCACATGCCGTTCGGCTCCTGCAACCGATCCACCTGAAACACCGCGATCGTCCTCTCCGCCTTTCCTACGAACATGTACAGGAGATCGTTCTTTCGAACGAAGGAACTGAATGCGTCTCGATTGGGTGCGCCGTTGGGGATCAGATAGTCCACCTTGTCGGCCGTGTTGACCCTGCCTGCCCCCGTGTAGAAGAAGAAGACGATGGCCCCAGGGGGAAGCTTGGCGGCGAATTGCTGTACGCCGGCCAGCATCTCCTCGTATGTCGGTTCGGCCAGGATCACCACGTTCGCGGGGTCATAGCCTGCGTGCTTCGTCAGCGCATCACGCATGAGGTAGCAATCGTTGATGGCGTTGGGCACGTCGCCGATGGAGCCGTGATAGCGCGAGTTGCCGATGAGAATCGCGTGTTTGAGGGGGTTGAACGGCACGGGTCCCGCCGTGGCCAGGTCGCTCGGCACAGCGGGTTTCGGCCCCGTGGTTTCCCCGCTCCCGGTCTGCGGCGTACCGTTCAACTTCTTCGTCGCGGCGAGGTCTTCGGGGAGCACGAACTCGGTATCGACTCGGACCTTTAGCAGATTGGCCGCTCGCTTCTGGGCGTAATCGGAGAGGACTTCGGTCTTCTTGGCCTCATCGCCCATCGCCGTGTACGACGCGACAAGTAGGGAGTAGATCAGCGGAGCGAACTGCTCTTTGGAAAGCAGGGCAGCCAAACGTTTCGCAGCGTCTTCATAGTGCGACCGGGCCACGGCACCGTCTCCGCTCTCGACTGCCAGGCGATAGGTGCAATACGCCGCGGCGAAGTTGGGGGTGTAGGGCGCCCCGCCCCGCCAAAGGTCGCGCTGGGTAGGCCCTCGCTTGAACCAAACCTGGCTGCCGGAGTCTTCGGCTCGAATGGCTATGGCAGCCTCGAAGGCTCCACGTGCCGTGCCCCAATCCTTCTCCTTGGCGGCCTTCAGGCCTTCGAGGTAGGGAGCAACCCAAGGCTCTTGACCAGACACCGCCGCCGGCAGCGCCAGCACGAGCACCAAGATCAGCGTCAGCAGTCTACGCGCACCCATCGTGATCACCGCCCGCGGCTCTTCAAACCGCTATTCCTCTCCGAACTGATACGCGAACGACAGGCTGAAGTCCATCCCACTTCGCTTGCTGGACGAAGCAAAATCGAGGTCGAGGTTCCAGTTTCCGCGATTGGGTCGGAAGCCGAGGCCGAATGTGAACAGGTCCTCATCGGCGAAGCGGACGCCGTTGGCGGCCTTGTTGGTCATGAAGCCGATGCGGATCGGAAGCGAGAAGCCGCGCATGGACATCATGTACTGCAGGCCGAGCCCGAAGTTCGTGGTCTCGGCACGTGCGTCCGACAGCCCCGTGTTCGCCTTGGTGTAGTGGTCGATCTGCGCAGCACCCACGAGGAAGTCCTGGTAGGAGCCGCGTGAGACTTCGGCAAGCAAGTAGCTGGCCGATGCGGAGAACCGAGCGGGGATCTTGTCTGCGAAGGTGTCGCCTGCGCCATAGTTCTGCAAGCTGATCTCACTTCGATACGT
This window of the Fimbriimonadia bacterium genome carries:
- a CDS encoding caspase family protein, which translates into the protein MGARRLLTLILVLVLALPAAVSGQEPWVAPYLEGLKAAKEKDWGTARGAFEAAIAIRAEDSGSQVWFKRGPTQRDLWRGGAPYTPNFAAAYCTYRLAVESGDGAVARSHYEDAAKRLAALLSKEQFAPLIYSLLVASYTAMGDEAKKTEVLSDYAQKRAANLLKVRVDTEFVLPEDLAATKKLNGTPQTGSGETTGPKPAVPSDLATAGPVPFNPLKHAILIGNSRYHGSIGDVPNAINDCYLMRDALTKHAGYDPANVVILAEPTYEEMLAGVQQFAAKLPPGAIVFFFYTGAGRVNTADKVDYLIPNGAPNRDAFSSFVRKNDLLYMFVGKAERTIAVFQVDRLQEPNGMCFGDDLPVGGSIAYVRACMTGERCQTKLTASGINGLWASAAAWVLENRMRGPRIAIESFCWEILDRVLSVNTGARAESRQTPLLPNYSLLSQDATF
- a CDS encoding ferrous iron transporter B; translation: MLLERAREARQRLGDALHDRVTESLYSEARRIASRAVSVGGKPDLLSRRLDSLLTNRLTGFPVMFLLLVGVFWLTIAGSNFPSALLGTLTTDTLYGMLHAGADRIGAPWWLTGLLIDGVYLAMAWVFSVMLPPMAIFFPLFTLLEDFGYLPRVAFNLDRLFKSVGAHGKQSLTMMMGYGCNAAGIVSTRIIDSPRERLIAIITNNFSICNGRWPLLILMGTIFLGAAAPPALASLIAAGSVVGISLLGVVFAMGVSLFLSRTWLKGEASAFSLELPPYRPPRILQTLYTSLIDRTLIVLKRAMIMAAPAGAVIWLIGNVHVGSDSLAAHLVNLLDPLGLAIGLNGVILLAYVVAIPANEIVIPTIMMLTLTLAKSSLASAGVMTEFESVQTREILTEIGGWTVLTGLNLMLFSLLHNPCSTTLLTIWQETKSLKWTAVSALLPLALGFAVCFLSALVARAIWSL
- a CDS encoding ferrous iron transport protein A, producing MAGSFTLDRLAPGESARVVSLSSEGPERRRLLDLGLLPGVQIKASLRSPLGDPTAYEVRGALIALRREQAAKITVEPLEVTADA
- a CDS encoding metal-dependent transcriptional regulator; amino-acid sequence: MTQSSPSPAVQDYVKAIYKLERVGGKVSTAKVAERLGTSPAAVSKMLKTLSQAGLAHHKPYMGVRLTARGEAVALEVIRHHRLLELYLHDVLGYSWDEVHDEAERLEHHISEEFEARIDRLLNYPTIDPHGSPIPTTDGRVEPPPGTPLADAEPGDRLVVRRVRDDNPEMLRFLASLGLRLGTVLRVVDKQPFNGPLTLEVGKKQVALGREPASQVYVEATDGR
- a CDS encoding 50S ribosome-binding GTPase; protein product: MHDAATCGTCRACEPLDLLRFGLDTAAYDHVIALAGNPNTGKSTLFNALTGLRQHVGNWPGKTVVRAEGAFRYQGAKYKVVDLPGTYSLLSYSVDEEVARDFILFGRPSVTIVVTDATCLERNLNLVLQVLEITDRAVVALNLVDEAERQGIRVDASTLSEDLGVPAIPIAARYRRGLPELLQATHAVATGIARLSPKRLRYTDDRLEEAIAKLEQEVLQIFPDLPNARWVALRLLEGDESVLQEVRNGTLGRLTHSTAPQNRTELRVL